A stretch of Pelagicoccus enzymogenes DNA encodes these proteins:
- a CDS encoding glycoside hydrolase family 95 protein translates to MNKRIRMIATKVAPTCFALVCSASLAQAEIPERKLGFDEPAEAFTASVPLGNGRLGAMLYGGVVEETIVLNENGMWSGSPQNADRLDAYKALPEIKKLLLEGKNFEAEALVNANFTCAGSGSGHGRGKNVPYGCYQTLGKMKLRMQHDGEASGYRRELALADALFSQSYEVDGVRFSREGFVSAPDEVFALKLSADRKGSLSFELSLEREERVSVESLGQDSLIMFGQLNNGYEDGKQIAAVTPDRIQEGVRYAGVVKVLRKGGTVRSVDGRIMVENANEAVLLFTAATDIKTFAGRGVEDARAAALSDLAKSEKQSYGKLKQAHIADFRSYYDRVGIRIEGENTDEGKSLPTPERLKRVERGYDDPDLAALYFDFGRYLLISSSRPGGLPANLQGIWAEKTQTPWNGDWHTNINAQMNYWPAEVCNLSELHEPLFKLIESLVEPGQKTAKAYYDADGWVSFLLSNPWGYTSPGESASWGSTVSCSAWLCQHLWDHYLYTEDDAFLEWAYPILKGSARFYLDMLIEDPKSGWLVTSPSNSPENAFLDEAGNKVHVCMGPTADQQLLRYLFEACIGAEAILKKDEAFEAEVKAALPRLAPTRIGRDGRVLEWLEEYPEADPQHRHIAHLWGLYPGNEIDPVRTPDLAAAARKTLDVRGDGSTGWSLAFKIGMWARLGDGDRAYKLMKQLFKPAKPRTKDSPWEGGTYPNLFDAHPPFQIDGNFGGTAAIAEMLMQSELGRVSLLPALPRSWSHGEVRGLRARGGFEVDLSWSNGELKTVKVKSIHGTKTELFYKGKATPVVLRKGEVMEVEL, encoded by the coding sequence GTGAATAAACGGATACGAATGATCGCGACCAAGGTCGCTCCTACCTGCTTCGCGCTCGTTTGCTCAGCATCTCTGGCCCAAGCCGAGATCCCCGAGCGGAAGCTAGGCTTTGATGAACCGGCGGAGGCTTTCACGGCTTCGGTGCCCCTGGGGAACGGACGTCTGGGAGCGATGCTCTACGGTGGCGTTGTCGAGGAAACGATCGTGCTCAACGAAAACGGCATGTGGTCGGGCTCGCCGCAAAATGCGGATCGGCTGGATGCCTATAAGGCTTTGCCAGAGATCAAAAAGCTCCTTCTGGAAGGTAAGAACTTCGAAGCGGAAGCTTTGGTAAATGCCAACTTCACCTGCGCGGGTTCGGGTTCGGGGCACGGACGCGGGAAAAACGTTCCCTACGGCTGCTACCAAACTCTGGGGAAAATGAAGTTGCGGATGCAGCATGACGGAGAGGCGAGCGGATATCGCCGCGAGTTGGCGCTTGCCGACGCGCTGTTCAGTCAGTCTTACGAGGTGGATGGGGTTCGCTTTTCGCGCGAAGGTTTCGTGTCCGCTCCGGATGAGGTCTTTGCATTGAAGCTATCGGCTGACCGCAAGGGTTCGCTCAGTTTCGAGCTGTCGCTGGAACGCGAGGAGCGGGTCTCGGTGGAGTCGCTGGGGCAAGACAGTCTGATAATGTTTGGGCAATTGAATAATGGATACGAGGACGGGAAGCAGATCGCTGCAGTTACTCCGGACCGTATTCAGGAAGGAGTTCGCTATGCGGGCGTGGTCAAGGTGCTAAGAAAGGGCGGAACTGTTCGTAGCGTAGACGGCCGTATAATGGTAGAAAACGCTAACGAGGCAGTGCTCTTGTTTACCGCTGCGACAGATATCAAAACCTTTGCCGGTCGAGGTGTAGAAGACGCAAGGGCCGCAGCTTTGAGCGATCTTGCCAAGTCTGAAAAACAGTCCTACGGGAAGTTGAAGCAAGCTCATATTGCGGATTTCCGTTCGTACTACGATCGGGTGGGGATCCGTATCGAGGGAGAGAATACGGATGAAGGTAAATCGCTTCCGACGCCCGAGCGCTTGAAGCGAGTGGAGCGTGGTTACGACGATCCAGACTTGGCGGCTCTTTACTTCGACTTCGGCCGCTACCTGCTGATCTCCTCATCGCGTCCTGGAGGCTTGCCCGCGAATCTGCAGGGAATCTGGGCGGAGAAGACGCAGACGCCTTGGAATGGTGACTGGCATACCAACATCAACGCGCAGATGAACTATTGGCCCGCCGAGGTGTGCAACCTTTCCGAGCTGCATGAGCCCTTGTTCAAGCTGATCGAGTCATTGGTGGAACCGGGGCAGAAGACGGCCAAAGCCTATTACGACGCGGACGGTTGGGTTTCGTTTCTATTGTCCAATCCTTGGGGATACACCTCGCCTGGAGAGTCGGCAAGCTGGGGATCGACTGTGTCCTGTTCCGCTTGGTTGTGCCAGCATTTATGGGACCACTACTTATACACGGAAGACGATGCCTTTCTCGAATGGGCGTATCCGATTCTCAAGGGCTCGGCCCGGTTCTATCTCGATATGTTAATCGAGGATCCCAAGTCCGGTTGGCTGGTGACTTCGCCTTCCAATTCGCCGGAGAATGCCTTTCTGGACGAAGCCGGAAACAAGGTGCATGTTTGCATGGGACCGACTGCGGACCAGCAGTTGTTGCGTTACCTTTTCGAAGCCTGCATCGGAGCGGAAGCGATTCTCAAGAAGGATGAGGCGTTTGAGGCTGAGGTGAAAGCGGCGTTGCCCCGCTTGGCTCCCACGCGTATCGGTCGCGACGGTCGAGTGCTTGAATGGCTTGAGGAGTATCCGGAAGCGGACCCGCAGCATCGCCACATCGCGCACCTCTGGGGCCTGTATCCAGGAAATGAGATCGATCCGGTACGCACGCCCGATTTAGCGGCGGCCGCTCGTAAGACGCTCGACGTGCGTGGCGATGGCAGCACAGGCTGGAGTCTCGCTTTTAAGATTGGGATGTGGGCGCGGTTGGGCGACGGTGATCGGGCCTACAAGCTAATGAAGCAGCTCTTCAAACCAGCCAAACCAAGAACCAAAGACTCTCCTTGGGAAGGGGGCACGTATCCAAATCTTTTTGACGCCCACCCACCATTCCAGATCGACGGGAATTTTGGAGGTACGGCAGCAATCGCCGAAATGCTCATGCAGAGCGAATTGGGACGAGTCAGCCTGTTGCCAGCCTTGCCGCGTTCTTGGAGCCATGGAGAGGTGAGAGGCTTGCGGGCTCGAGGCGGGTTCGAAGTGGATTTGAGCTGGAGCAACGGAGAATTGAAGACAGTGAAAGTGAAAAGTATCCACGGGACAAAGACAGAGCTTTTCTACAAGGGAAAGGCGACGCCTGTCGTGTTGAGGAAAGGTGAAGTTATGGAGGTGGAGCTGTGA
- a CDS encoding glycoside hydrolase family 2 TIM barrel-domain containing protein — MLDFPKLTPLQSLKRFAASALAASGLSLSASAHETWELDGNWQFRHEDSGQEWQSVQLPHDWSISLPRSAEKASAGGGGFFETGRGQYRYEFEAPLRWLEQKVFLDFEGIYRNATVSINGVEKVTIPNGYTPFTVDITAETHLGTRNLIEISVDNSAQPNSRWYTGSGIFRPAALRVVDPIHVDPRDIAISTWFLSEDKSLGTVALSAAARNESKKAAEITIDLSIIDPDGLPVATYAESGLAAPGETVTITPKLAVPHPRPWHPDTPELYRLVTRSFVGGRLTDRQETTFGIRSLRFRANEGFLLNGEPIELFGGNVHHDTGILGGAAFREAEFRKARLLKEAGFNAVRTAHNPPSSAFLDACDQYGLIVVAEAFDGWKAKKLKHDYNEIFDENWASDLEAMIRRDRHHPSIVMWSIGNEVYERGKASGIQIAADMAKRIKELDTFRPVTAGINGLGKKEDWPKLDELFSHLDVVGYNYEIDRHAADHQRLPKRIIYSSESYLDDAFKTWKIATENIYVIGDFVWSAIDYLGEAGIGRIFPPDEEARAHWEGSHYPWHGAACGDIDLIGWRKPVSHYRNIVWDRGEMLYAAVLEPNPEGSSWNKHNWATAPMLPSWTWPDTKRGAPLTVEVYSRYPSVRLLLNGKQVGEEKTGEAQAFKAVFEVPYKKGELVAVGLENGVEQERFTIKTAGYVSKIQLQEESPAGDGKGRDLRFVQVQLVDSKGVPNPSDPRELSFSVEGPARILAAGTGQLDHERPYDASPLTTYQGRALVVIEVTGEGDATLTVNAAKTKAGVLKLK, encoded by the coding sequence ATGCTCGACTTCCCTAAGCTCACCCCGCTCCAGTCACTGAAGCGATTCGCCGCTTCCGCTCTCGCCGCCTCCGGCTTGAGCCTCAGCGCGAGCGCCCACGAAACGTGGGAGCTCGACGGAAATTGGCAATTTCGCCATGAAGATTCCGGCCAGGAATGGCAATCCGTGCAATTGCCCCATGACTGGAGCATCTCGCTGCCCCGATCCGCGGAAAAAGCGAGCGCAGGAGGAGGCGGCTTTTTCGAGACCGGACGCGGCCAATACCGCTACGAGTTCGAGGCTCCCCTGCGTTGGCTCGAGCAAAAAGTCTTCCTCGATTTCGAAGGCATCTACCGAAACGCCACCGTATCGATCAACGGCGTGGAGAAAGTCACCATTCCCAACGGCTACACTCCTTTCACCGTCGACATCACAGCGGAAACCCACCTCGGCACCCGCAACCTCATCGAAATTTCGGTCGACAACTCCGCCCAGCCAAACTCCCGCTGGTACACCGGCTCCGGCATCTTTCGCCCCGCAGCCCTCAGAGTGGTCGACCCGATTCACGTGGACCCGCGCGACATTGCCATCTCCACCTGGTTTCTCTCCGAAGACAAAAGCCTCGGCACGGTCGCCCTATCGGCCGCCGCACGCAACGAATCTAAGAAAGCAGCCGAAATCACTATCGACTTAAGTATCATCGATCCCGACGGCTTACCCGTCGCGACCTACGCCGAATCAGGCCTAGCTGCGCCTGGCGAAACAGTGACCATCACCCCCAAGCTTGCAGTTCCTCATCCACGTCCTTGGCATCCGGATACGCCTGAGCTCTATCGCCTCGTCACCCGCAGCTTCGTCGGAGGCCGCCTCACCGACCGCCAGGAAACCACCTTCGGCATTCGCAGCCTCCGCTTCCGAGCAAACGAAGGCTTTCTCCTCAACGGCGAGCCCATCGAACTTTTCGGCGGCAATGTCCACCACGACACTGGCATCCTCGGTGGCGCCGCCTTTCGCGAAGCGGAATTCCGTAAAGCCCGCCTTCTTAAGGAAGCCGGCTTCAACGCCGTGCGCACGGCCCATAATCCTCCCTCCTCCGCCTTCCTCGACGCTTGCGACCAATATGGCCTGATCGTGGTCGCCGAAGCCTTCGACGGCTGGAAAGCCAAGAAGCTCAAGCACGACTACAACGAGATCTTCGACGAAAACTGGGCCAGCGACCTCGAGGCCATGATCCGTCGCGATCGTCACCATCCCAGCATCGTCATGTGGAGCATCGGCAACGAGGTCTACGAGCGCGGCAAGGCAAGCGGCATACAGATCGCAGCCGATATGGCGAAACGTATAAAGGAACTAGATACCTTCCGTCCGGTCACCGCCGGCATCAACGGACTCGGCAAAAAGGAGGACTGGCCTAAGCTGGACGAATTGTTCTCCCACTTGGACGTAGTGGGATACAATTACGAGATCGACCGCCATGCCGCCGACCACCAGCGCCTGCCTAAACGCATTATCTATTCCTCAGAAAGCTACCTGGACGACGCTTTCAAAACTTGGAAAATCGCCACCGAAAACATCTACGTTATCGGCGACTTCGTCTGGTCGGCCATCGACTACCTCGGCGAAGCCGGCATCGGCCGCATTTTTCCTCCTGACGAAGAAGCTCGGGCTCACTGGGAAGGCAGCCACTACCCTTGGCACGGAGCGGCCTGCGGCGACATCGACCTCATCGGCTGGCGCAAGCCCGTTTCCCACTACCGCAACATTGTATGGGATCGCGGTGAAATGCTCTACGCGGCGGTTCTCGAACCCAACCCCGAAGGCTCTAGCTGGAACAAGCACAACTGGGCTACCGCTCCCATGCTGCCCTCTTGGACCTGGCCGGATACCAAACGCGGCGCCCCCCTTACTGTAGAAGTCTACTCTCGTTATCCCAGCGTTCGCCTCCTGCTCAACGGAAAGCAAGTCGGCGAAGAAAAGACCGGCGAAGCCCAAGCCTTCAAAGCCGTATTCGAAGTTCCCTACAAAAAAGGCGAACTCGTAGCTGTCGGCCTCGAAAACGGAGTCGAGCAGGAACGTTTCACAATAAAAACAGCGGGGTACGTCAGCAAAATTCAACTACAAGAGGAATCACCCGCTGGCGACGGGAAGGGACGCGACTTGCGCTTCGTGCAAGTTCAACTCGTCGACAGCAAAGGCGTTCCCAATCCTAGCGACCCTCGCGAACTCAGCTTTTCCGTCGAAGGTCCCGCGCGCATCCTCGCAGCCGGGACAGGCCAGCTCGACCACGAACGGCCCTACGACGCATCTCCGCTCACGACCTACCAAGGACGCGCCCTGGTGGTGATCGAGGTCACCGGCGAAGGCGATGCAACTCTCACCGTCAACGCGGCCAAAACCAAAGCCGGAGTTCTCAAACTCAAATGA
- a CDS encoding glycosyl hydrolase, whose protein sequence is MFTLILIPAKGIAAAADVASLEDRFQHPPEEAKPWVIWYWFREAASKEGITADLEAMAEVGLGGAYLMPVYEAKEDPWWTPPVKTLSEEYWELVRHSVAEAERLGLKLGFHVGAGFSLAGGPWITPQLSMQRVVWTEQRIEGGRALSLQLPQPEAVEDYYRDIAVFAVREADVAGRRVEESEVRVTSSLDASDLSHLSSGENNEGFRMYEPGWILFEYEDPVTVRSVRIRPLGKSYQALRLRMEASDDGETFRLVKQFLAPRHGWQDGGFGATYSIPETTAKVFRFVYDPEGSEPGAEDLDWAKWKPSLKVKSIELSSAERVNQFEGKSAAVWRVADWTEKTEVTPEQSVRKEDVLNISGKMDADGTLRWDAPEGKWTIYRMGHTSTGATNYNGAAGKGLEADKLNPAAIALQFDSWFGETRRQVGAELFDEVVEILHSDSWEAESQNWTAGFETVFEERRGYDPLPYLPAMAGVVVESAARSEQFLYDLRKTIAERVNEAYFETLSKLAHEGGYQFTSESVSPTMVSDNLRHHGTVDLPMGEFWLRSPTHDKPMDMRDAVSGGRIYGKQIIQAEAFTQLRIAWDEAPWNIKALGDLHYALGVNKFVFHVFMQTPWVDREPGVSLGGVGLFYQRGQTWWKQSEDWVDYLARSQALLQAGKPVVDVAVFAGEELPSRAVQPGDLVNVLPGILGESAVKRERERLDNSGLPLREAPKGVKASANIPELSQWIDPLNGYDYDSLNLDVLLKHARVENGRLLLDGGASYGVLVIPGKRPLNPTGGTHMSTALCEKLLEFAKAGLPIVMEEAPVFSLSASDNQRGLFEAILRIMDQSGFHLGKWTESSFTSIGVDPDIQFYDTQGSSVGEVAWTHRTGEENGHAWDLYFVSNQMAELRDLRVSLRATGRAVEVWNAVDGSRVEARNVTEFAGRTDLDLRLHANQSLFLVLKDRFEGSEDFVAAVVDTVPHQRLDGPWEVDFPGRSESVIYKRYLESWTQHKDDAVKHFSGTAVYSRRFEYEPAVAQERVWLDLGAVADIATVHLNGERLGTVWTAPWQLEVSDHLLAGENEVRIEVTNTWGNALMADHARAEDAKQLWTNAPYRLEGDSLRPAGLLGPVLLRCEVPHRAADQPPLAFPEDLMREPAAISPAEMQAVYEEVKTPYKYGVVLKGGEGELLDCPNVFRHGDKWYMMFVGNTDGVGYETFLAESDDLLNWKRLDTILPFAESGWDKWQGDGGVSLMDHEWGGSLELQTYEGKYWMSYIGGSMQGYETDPLSAGLAWTEAPHRPEAWTRYSGNPILTPNHEYGRPFEAKTVYKSHIVWDKTEQLGWPFVMYYNGKEEGGGGVEAIGMAVSRDMKTWRRYGDKNVVYNIGKAPWAISGDPQIVKIGDLWVMFYFGAFWKPDAFDTFAVSRDMVNWTKWDGPHLIEPSEPFDKQFAHKPWVIKHDGVVYHFYCAVGEEGRVIALATSKDLKGRSELARESQEETSRHKVASHK, encoded by the coding sequence GTGTTCACTCTGATCTTGATTCCCGCCAAGGGGATCGCGGCAGCTGCAGACGTGGCCTCGTTGGAAGACCGATTTCAGCATCCGCCGGAGGAGGCGAAGCCCTGGGTGATCTGGTACTGGTTTCGCGAGGCGGCTTCGAAGGAAGGGATCACGGCCGATCTGGAGGCGATGGCCGAGGTGGGGCTCGGCGGCGCTTACCTCATGCCGGTCTACGAAGCGAAGGAGGACCCTTGGTGGACGCCGCCGGTCAAGACGCTCTCCGAGGAGTATTGGGAACTGGTACGGCACTCGGTGGCGGAGGCGGAGCGGCTGGGCTTGAAGCTCGGCTTTCATGTGGGCGCGGGATTTTCCCTTGCGGGCGGACCGTGGATCACTCCGCAGCTTTCCATGCAACGGGTGGTTTGGACCGAGCAAAGGATAGAGGGCGGACGGGCGCTATCCTTGCAGCTCCCCCAGCCCGAGGCGGTTGAAGACTATTATCGAGACATTGCGGTCTTCGCCGTGCGGGAAGCCGATGTCGCGGGGCGACGGGTTGAGGAGAGCGAGGTAAGGGTGACGAGTTCCTTGGACGCTTCCGACTTGTCGCATTTGTCCTCGGGCGAGAACAACGAAGGTTTCCGCATGTACGAGCCGGGGTGGATACTTTTTGAATACGAGGATCCGGTCACCGTAAGGTCTGTGCGGATACGGCCGCTTGGGAAATCTTATCAGGCGCTACGTCTGCGCATGGAAGCGAGCGACGACGGCGAGACTTTTAGGCTAGTGAAGCAATTCCTTGCTCCTCGCCACGGTTGGCAGGATGGTGGGTTCGGCGCGACTTATTCCATTCCCGAAACCACGGCCAAAGTGTTCCGTTTTGTCTACGATCCCGAGGGAAGCGAGCCGGGAGCGGAGGATCTAGATTGGGCGAAATGGAAACCATCGCTGAAAGTGAAGAGCATTGAGCTCTCGAGCGCGGAACGCGTGAACCAGTTCGAAGGCAAGTCTGCCGCTGTGTGGCGCGTCGCTGATTGGACCGAAAAAACCGAGGTGACGCCGGAGCAATCGGTCAGGAAAGAGGATGTATTGAATATCTCTGGCAAGATGGATGCGGACGGAACGCTTCGCTGGGATGCCCCTGAGGGTAAATGGACGATTTACCGTATGGGCCATACCAGTACGGGAGCCACCAACTACAATGGCGCGGCAGGGAAGGGACTTGAAGCGGACAAGCTCAATCCGGCCGCCATCGCCCTACAGTTCGACTCTTGGTTTGGCGAAACGCGTCGCCAGGTGGGGGCGGAGTTGTTTGACGAAGTGGTAGAGATTTTGCACTCGGACAGTTGGGAGGCGGAGAGCCAAAACTGGACAGCAGGCTTCGAGACGGTTTTCGAGGAACGTCGCGGCTACGACCCTTTGCCCTATTTGCCAGCTATGGCGGGTGTGGTGGTCGAGAGTGCGGCGCGTTCGGAGCAGTTTCTCTACGATCTGCGCAAGACTATTGCGGAACGGGTTAACGAAGCCTATTTCGAGACGCTGAGCAAACTGGCTCATGAGGGTGGCTATCAATTCACCTCCGAATCGGTATCGCCTACCATGGTATCCGATAACTTGAGACACCACGGAACAGTGGACTTACCAATGGGCGAGTTCTGGCTGCGCAGCCCGACGCACGACAAGCCAATGGACATGCGCGATGCCGTTTCGGGCGGTCGCATCTACGGCAAGCAGATCATTCAAGCTGAAGCCTTTACCCAACTGCGTATCGCGTGGGACGAAGCTCCTTGGAATATCAAGGCCCTTGGCGACTTGCACTACGCCTTGGGCGTAAACAAGTTCGTCTTTCACGTTTTCATGCAAACGCCATGGGTCGACCGCGAGCCTGGCGTCTCGCTCGGCGGTGTGGGCCTGTTCTATCAGCGAGGGCAAACTTGGTGGAAACAAAGCGAGGATTGGGTCGACTACTTGGCTCGTTCGCAGGCCCTTTTGCAAGCCGGCAAGCCAGTGGTGGATGTCGCGGTTTTCGCGGGCGAGGAACTTCCCTCGCGAGCGGTGCAACCGGGAGACTTGGTGAATGTGTTACCGGGAATCTTGGGTGAGTCTGCGGTTAAGCGCGAACGCGAGCGGTTGGACAACTCCGGCTTGCCCCTGCGCGAAGCGCCCAAGGGTGTGAAGGCGAGCGCCAATATTCCTGAACTTTCGCAGTGGATAGATCCACTGAATGGATACGATTACGATTCGTTGAATTTGGATGTTTTGTTAAAGCATGCTCGCGTGGAGAACGGACGCCTGCTGCTCGATGGCGGAGCCAGTTATGGGGTGCTTGTGATTCCTGGGAAAAGACCGTTGAATCCGACAGGTGGCACGCACATGTCGACGGCCCTGTGCGAGAAGCTTCTGGAATTCGCGAAGGCTGGTTTGCCGATTGTCATGGAAGAAGCTCCAGTCTTTTCTCTCAGCGCGAGCGACAATCAGCGGGGACTTTTCGAGGCGATCCTGCGTATTATGGATCAGTCCGGATTTCATTTGGGAAAATGGACCGAATCCAGTTTTACTTCTATTGGAGTAGATCCAGATATCCAGTTTTACGATACACAAGGGAGCTCAGTGGGAGAAGTTGCCTGGACCCACCGGACTGGTGAGGAAAACGGCCATGCTTGGGACCTGTACTTTGTTTCAAACCAAATGGCGGAGTTGCGTGACTTGCGCGTTTCTTTGCGAGCGACGGGTCGAGCGGTGGAAGTTTGGAATGCGGTGGATGGCAGCCGCGTAGAGGCACGAAACGTGACTGAGTTTGCGGGGCGGACGGACCTTGATCTGCGGTTACACGCGAACCAGTCGCTCTTCTTGGTGCTCAAGGATCGCTTCGAGGGTTCAGAGGACTTCGTGGCGGCGGTGGTCGATACCGTGCCTCATCAACGTTTGGACGGACCCTGGGAGGTCGATTTCCCCGGACGTTCGGAGTCGGTCATCTACAAGCGATATCTCGAAAGCTGGACTCAGCACAAGGATGACGCCGTTAAGCACTTTTCGGGGACGGCAGTTTACTCGCGTCGCTTCGAGTACGAACCGGCAGTGGCCCAAGAGCGAGTTTGGCTGGACCTCGGCGCGGTAGCGGATATCGCAACGGTTCACTTAAATGGCGAACGGTTGGGCACCGTTTGGACCGCTCCTTGGCAGTTGGAGGTGAGTGATCACTTGCTGGCAGGAGAAAACGAAGTCCGTATCGAGGTGACGAATACATGGGGCAACGCTTTGATGGCGGACCACGCACGAGCCGAGGATGCGAAGCAGCTTTGGACCAATGCTCCTTACCGACTGGAAGGAGATTCCCTGCGCCCAGCGGGCTTGTTGGGACCGGTTTTGCTGCGATGCGAGGTTCCACACCGGGCGGCCGACCAACCGCCGCTGGCGTTTCCGGAAGACCTGATGCGCGAGCCTGCCGCCATTTCCCCTGCGGAAATGCAAGCGGTGTACGAAGAAGTGAAAACGCCCTACAAATACGGCGTCGTGCTCAAGGGTGGCGAAGGCGAACTGCTCGATTGTCCCAACGTATTTCGTCACGGCGACAAGTGGTACATGATGTTCGTGGGCAATACCGACGGGGTTGGCTACGAGACCTTTTTAGCCGAGAGCGACGACTTGTTGAATTGGAAGCGGCTGGATACAATTTTGCCCTTCGCCGAAAGCGGTTGGGACAAGTGGCAAGGCGACGGTGGCGTGTCCTTGATGGACCATGAATGGGGTGGTAGCTTGGAACTGCAAACCTACGAAGGTAAGTATTGGATGTCCTACATCGGCGGATCGATGCAAGGCTACGAGACGGACCCTCTATCGGCCGGATTGGCATGGACAGAGGCTCCGCACAGGCCAGAGGCATGGACACGCTATTCTGGAAATCCCATCCTGACTCCAAACCATGAATACGGGCGTCCTTTCGAGGCGAAGACCGTTTACAAGTCGCATATCGTTTGGGACAAGACGGAACAGCTCGGCTGGCCCTTCGTCATGTACTACAACGGCAAGGAGGAAGGCGGCGGCGGGGTCGAGGCGATCGGCATGGCCGTGTCGCGTGACATGAAAACTTGGCGTCGCTACGGAGATAAGAACGTGGTCTACAACATCGGCAAGGCGCCGTGGGCGATTAGCGGAGATCCGCAGATCGTGAAGATAGGAGACTTGTGGGTAATGTTTTACTTCGGCGCCTTCTGGAAGCCGGACGCCTTTGATACCTTTGCGGTTTCCCGTGACATGGTCAACTGGACGAAATGGGACGGCCCGCACCTGATCGAGCCCAGCGAACCTTTTGACAAGCAATTCGCCCACAAGCCTTGGGTGATCAAGCACGACGGTGTCGTGTATCACTTCTACTGCGCGGTCGGCGAAGAAGGCCGGGTCATCGCATTGGCGACATCGAAGGATTTGAAGGGTAGGAGCGAGCTTGCTCGCGAATCACAAGAGGAAACATCGCGACACAAGGTCGCTTCCCACAAATGA